A region from the Triticum urartu cultivar G1812 chromosome 1, Tu2.1, whole genome shotgun sequence genome encodes:
- the LOC125533096 gene encoding uncharacterized protein LOC125533096: MVSNNAPGIGHNPQPPLLSQPTCRRPPFHLLSSVRPPHAPRRVRHAGGRAPAAPRLAPLPAPAPAPVPATKPSPPTRSGIPPRYDLDAKWDACLDLSICRVAYSSLAGAFGGLILFRSPTTRWASVALGAGVVIGAAFTKLVAPECSYIFNGSPPKWGKVSISLLPLTLCPSPSSDCLLHHSK; this comes from the exons ATGGTCTCCAACAATGCCCCCGGGATaggccata ATCCCCAACCTCCTCTCCTGTCCCAACCCACTTGCCGCCGGCCTCCCTTCCACCTCCTCTCCTCCGTCCGTCCGCCCCATGCCCCCCGCCGTGTGCGTCACGCCGGCGGCCGCGCGCCCGCCGCTCCTCGTCTCGCGCCGCTGCCCGCCCCCGCCCCGGCCCCGGTGCCGGCAACGAAGCCGTCCCCGCCCACCAGGTCCGGGATCCCGCCGCGGTACGACCTCGACGCCAAGTGGGACGCCTGCCTCGACCTCTCCATCTGCCGCGTCGCCTactcctccctcgccggcgcCTTCGGAGGCCTCATCCTCTTCC GTAGCCCAACAACCCGCTGGGCATCAGTTGCACttggagctggtgtggtgatagGGGCTGCGTTCACCAAACTGGTCGCCCCTGAATGCTCATACATATTCAATGGTTCTCCTCCAAAGTGGGGAAAGGTAAGCATTTCTCTTCTCCCCCTTACCCTCTGTCCGTCTCCTTCCTCCGATTGCTTGCTGCACCACAGCAAGTAA